A genomic stretch from Lathyrus oleraceus cultivar Zhongwan6 chromosome 2, CAAS_Psat_ZW6_1.0, whole genome shotgun sequence includes:
- the LOC127119539 gene encoding protein GAMETE CELL DEFECTIVE 1, mitochondrial — MQTFRRITATAKQLTSNLRLHSTIKLPATLRQFSSRNPRSGEDEWNEAWESAWLPQDLTPKTRAPWEGDVNFTTEADAETKAFVEEMNENWNDRRKGSKKENSEKGEENGALYSLENIKKDYRLKKQKLHAGLWTKEIEKLEEAKLGDSDVPAGDDDIQRLLNSCSDIFDSGNNDLNNANVQTSEFKNMPDGWETISKSQDGNIWEMSQREEDILMQEFERRIAYSKFQIASFIKTHIFSRRRPIDGWKYMIEVVGPNAKRGKGSVSRVPSLSDPSTQPFREEKTPVDKNHIPLGRR; from the exons ATGCAAACCTTTCGAAGAATCACAGCAACAGCAAAGCAACTCACATCAAATCTCCGATTACATTCCACCATCAAACTCCCAGCAACACTCCGTCAATTTTCGAGCCGCAATCCACGGAGCGGCGAAGACGAATGGAACGAAGCCTGGGAATCCGCGTGGCTACCACAAGACCTAACACCGAAGACGCGAGCTCCATGGGAGGGTGACGTGAACTTCACAACAGAAGCGGACGCGGAAACGAAGGCGTTCGTCGAGGAGATGAACGAGAATTGGAACGATAGGAGAAAAGGTTCGAAGAAGGAGAATAGCGAGAAAGGGGAAGAAAACGGTGCGCTTTATAGTTTGGAGAATATTAAGAAGGATTATAGGTTGAAGAAGCAAAAGTTGCATGCTGGTCTTTGGACTAAGGAGATTGAGAAACTGGAGGAAGCGAAGTTGGGGGATTCTGATGTTCCTGCTGGTGATGATGATATTCAAAGATTGCTTAATAGCTGCTCTGA CATATTTGACTCCGGCAACAATGATCTGAACAATGCAAATGTTCAAACTTCTGAGTTCAAAAACATGCCTGATGGGTGGGAAACAATATCAAAAAGTCAAGATGGAAATATATGGGAGATGTCTCAAAGAGAAGAAGATATACTTATGCAGGAATTTGAGCGACGAATTGCTTACAGCAAATTTCAG ATTGCTAGTTTTATCAAGACTCACATATTTAGCCGGAGGAGGCCAATTGATGGGTGGAAATACATGATAGAAGTGGTGGGACCAAATGCTAAAAGAGGGAAGGGAAGTGTTTCTAGAGTTCCCAGTCTCTCTGATCCCTCTACCCAACCATTCAGAGAAGAGAAAACTCCAGTTGATAAGAATCACATTCCCCTTGGGAGGAGATAG